Proteins encoded together in one Juglans regia cultivar Chandler chromosome 9, Walnut 2.0, whole genome shotgun sequence window:
- the LOC108994382 gene encoding vesicle-associated protein 2-1-like isoform X2 produces MSDGGGGGSGNHLVSVQPDDLKFQFELEKQCYCDLKVVNKTEHHVAFKVKTTSPKKYFVRPNTGVIQPWDSCFIRVTLQAQQEYPPDMQCKDKFLLQSTIVPPHTDVDELPQDTFNKDSGRAIEECKLRVLYISPASAHANSENQALAGSTQSPDANSNQAVQRLKDERDAAVQQTQQLKQELDMLKRRRPQKTDHGFSLTFAIIVALIGIVAGFLLNFSLSSPSAE; encoded by the exons ATGAGCGACGGTGGTGGTGGCGGCAGCGGCAATCATTTGGTGTCTGTTCAACCTGACGACCTCAAGTTCCAAT TTGAGCTGGAAAAGCAATGCTACTGTGATCTTAAAGTTGTGAACAAAACAGAACATCATGTTGCTTTTAAG GTTAAAACCACTTCACCTAAAAAGTACTTTGTGCGGCCCAACACTGGCGTTATTCAGCCTTGGGACTCATGTTTCATAAGAG TCACTCTCCAAGCCCAGCAAGAATATCCTCCAGATATGCAGTGTAAAGATAAATTTCTCTTGCAGAGTACAATAGTGCCTCCACATACTGATGTTGATGAACTTCCGCAAGATACT TTTAACAAGGACAGTGGAAGGGCAATAGAAGAATGCAAGCTTAGAGTTCTGTATATCTCCCCTGCCTCAGCCCATGCAAACTCAGAAAATCAAGCATTAGCGGGATCTACTCAAAGTCCTGATGCTAACTCT AACCAGGCTGTGCAGCGCCTGAAGGATGAAAGAGATGCAGCTGTTCAACAAACACAGCAACTGAAACAAGAACTG GACATGCTGAAGAGACGAAGACCTCAAAAAACTGATCATGGCTTCTCACTCACTTTTGCAATCATTGTGGCACTTATTGGCATCGTGGCTGGCTTCCTGTTGAACTTTTCATTGTCTTCACCATCGGCAGAATGA
- the LOC108994382 gene encoding vesicle-associated protein 2-1-like isoform X1 gives MSDGGGGGSGNHLVSVQPDDLKFQFELEKQCYCDLKVVNKTEHHVAFKVKTTSPKKYFVRPNTGVIQPWDSCFIRGALQYLVKLLIVTLQAQQEYPPDMQCKDKFLLQSTIVPPHTDVDELPQDTFNKDSGRAIEECKLRVLYISPASAHANSENQALAGSTQSPDANSNQAVQRLKDERDAAVQQTQQLKQELDMLKRRRPQKTDHGFSLTFAIIVALIGIVAGFLLNFSLSSPSAE, from the exons ATGAGCGACGGTGGTGGTGGCGGCAGCGGCAATCATTTGGTGTCTGTTCAACCTGACGACCTCAAGTTCCAAT TTGAGCTGGAAAAGCAATGCTACTGTGATCTTAAAGTTGTGAACAAAACAGAACATCATGTTGCTTTTAAG GTTAAAACCACTTCACCTAAAAAGTACTTTGTGCGGCCCAACACTGGCGTTATTCAGCCTTGGGACTCATGTTTCATAAGAGGTGCCTTACAATATCTTGTAAAACTTTTGATAg TCACTCTCCAAGCCCAGCAAGAATATCCTCCAGATATGCAGTGTAAAGATAAATTTCTCTTGCAGAGTACAATAGTGCCTCCACATACTGATGTTGATGAACTTCCGCAAGATACT TTTAACAAGGACAGTGGAAGGGCAATAGAAGAATGCAAGCTTAGAGTTCTGTATATCTCCCCTGCCTCAGCCCATGCAAACTCAGAAAATCAAGCATTAGCGGGATCTACTCAAAGTCCTGATGCTAACTCT AACCAGGCTGTGCAGCGCCTGAAGGATGAAAGAGATGCAGCTGTTCAACAAACACAGCAACTGAAACAAGAACTG GACATGCTGAAGAGACGAAGACCTCAAAAAACTGATCATGGCTTCTCACTCACTTTTGCAATCATTGTGGCACTTATTGGCATCGTGGCTGGCTTCCTGTTGAACTTTTCATTGTCTTCACCATCGGCAGAATGA